A genomic window from Silene latifolia isolate original U9 population chromosome Y, ASM4854445v1, whole genome shotgun sequence includes:
- the LOC141629800 gene encoding uncharacterized protein LOC141629800 gives MEGLLKELRGLGDQVRWPKPPTQDRPNDDRDSSKRCEWHQDIGHRTEDCYRLRKEVKFQVRRGNLDHLLSRGGKQDRREAANQVLPSAPPICTKIINVITGGSELSSLTYSAAKRKAIGSKGDHPETSCRVSQSNLPPVTFDETDIVTITLSIGNCTVRKALVDTGSSVNLIMLETLKTMGFDKENLIKKSVPLVGFSGETAHSVGEITIPTYIEGVNKLLNPACLGVLPGYSVLTIRPFFWD, from the coding sequence ATGGAAGGATTGCTGAAAGAGCTAAGAGGCCTAGGTGATCAGGTTAGGTGGCCAAAGCCTCCCACTCAGGATCGACCCAACGACGACAGAGATAGCAGCAAGAGATGCGAATGGCATCAGGACATAGGTCACAGGACAGAAGACTGCTACAGGTTGCGAAAGGAAGTAAAGTTCCAGGTACGCAGGGGAAACTTggaccacctgttatcacgtgggggcaagcaggatAGGAGAGAAGCAGCAAATCAGGTGCTTCCTTCTGCTCCACCCATATGCACGAAAATtattaacgtgataacaggcgggtCCGAGCTATCAAGTTTAACATATTCCGCCGCTAAGAGGAAAGCCATCGGAAGTAAAGGGGATCATCCAGAAACTTCATGCAGAGTAAGCCAGAGCAATTTACCCCCGGTAACTTTCGACGAAACCGACATAGTAACTATAACGTTATCCATTGGCAATTGCACCGTACGAAAAGCATTAGTGGATACAGGGAGTTCTGTGAACCTCATCATGCTTGAAACCCTCAAAACCATGGGTTTTGATAAAGAGAACCTGATAAAGAAATCTGTACCCCTGGTGGGATTCAGTGGTGAGACTGCGCATTCGGTGGGTGAGATAACCATCCCAACGTACATCGAAGGAGTTAATAAACTG